One window of Candidatus Mycobacterium wuenschmannii genomic DNA carries:
- a CDS encoding DUF7676 family protein, whose amino-acid sequence MIDFSPAIQDTEDNGREQVWPLPTDEQNLLSLITLCFEEYWDDIWFGVLVEGAAWEVAAPNPPKRISMYDGYATVDFGRWHFHLCIGEHKDSGPELGRIRRCARAELYRRIGKDGAPTSWGVRLFNGRDDQLMTLMLPGPFLTNTQQLRDEPDWTQLELWDRLRAKFLGLDPDPIDRSGKGFRHG is encoded by the coding sequence ATGATCGACTTTAGCCCCGCCATTCAGGACACCGAGGACAACGGCCGCGAGCAGGTCTGGCCGCTACCGACCGACGAGCAGAATCTGCTCAGCCTGATCACGCTGTGCTTCGAAGAGTATTGGGACGACATCTGGTTCGGCGTGCTGGTCGAGGGCGCCGCCTGGGAGGTCGCCGCGCCCAACCCGCCGAAGCGGATATCGATGTACGACGGGTACGCGACGGTCGACTTCGGCCGCTGGCACTTTCACCTGTGCATCGGGGAGCACAAGGACAGCGGTCCCGAGCTCGGCCGCATCCGTCGCTGCGCGCGCGCCGAGTTGTACCGCCGGATCGGCAAGGACGGCGCCCCGACGTCGTGGGGCGTGCGCCTGTTCAACGGGCGCGACGACCAGCTGATGACGCTGATGCTGCCCGGGCCGTTCCTGACCAACACACAGCAACTGCGCGACGAGCCCGACTGGACGCAACTCGAACTGTGGGACCGCCTGCGGGCCAAGTTCCTCGGGTTGGACCCCGACCCGATTGACCGTTCCGGCAAGGGGTTTCGCCATGGCTGA
- a CDS encoding ATP-binding cassette domain-containing protein has product MSLTIRDLTIGYRNRRRATIVAAGLSATARGGELTVLLGPNGCGKSTLIRTLCGLQPPLSGQVLLDGTPLAGVPADRLARRVAVVLTDAIDPGLLSARELAALGRIPYLTVTGRLSRRDYEIVEQALAAVDALHLADRPAADLSDGERQRVMTARALAQQPEVLVLDEPTAFLDAPSRAALTEMLRRLAREQGLTILLSTHDLELALRHADRAWLLDGDGALVDASPGELTSDGRVNTVFGCEITPSSDPAAVSALAELAGVSPYFALGTGPLDGGWRPVDRLYHDPAVLAEIVERVRARMEVTEQRVAASTFYLGFAARLWSIGLGAAAGYGMVVDLPPQQLLFRENDGQIALHLEHPRAKQAGDLRIELTDMLFERHLDPLAAALRRLGPISSGLLRGNAASALLGAARVFDSGGATTAGWLLARDICTDPRLSTAVRFSDTGYRRTSCCLYYRTPRSGLCGDCALSRVPERELDDRL; this is encoded by the coding sequence GTGAGCCTGACCATTCGCGACCTGACGATCGGCTACCGCAACCGGCGACGGGCCACCATCGTCGCCGCGGGGTTGTCGGCGACGGCACGCGGTGGCGAACTCACGGTGCTGCTGGGCCCCAACGGCTGCGGGAAGTCGACGCTCATCCGCACCCTGTGCGGGCTGCAGCCGCCCCTGTCTGGCCAGGTGCTGTTGGACGGCACGCCCCTGGCCGGCGTGCCGGCCGACCGGTTGGCCCGCCGCGTGGCGGTCGTGCTCACCGACGCGATAGACCCCGGGCTGCTGTCGGCCCGCGAACTCGCCGCGCTGGGCCGCATTCCGTATCTCACTGTCACCGGCCGACTTTCGCGCCGTGATTACGAGATCGTGGAACAGGCGCTGGCCGCCGTAGACGCCTTGCACCTGGCCGACCGGCCCGCCGCCGACCTGTCCGACGGTGAACGGCAACGCGTCATGACCGCCCGCGCGCTGGCGCAGCAGCCCGAGGTCCTGGTGCTCGACGAGCCGACCGCGTTTCTGGATGCGCCCTCACGTGCCGCGCTGACCGAGATGCTGCGCCGGCTGGCCCGCGAGCAGGGCCTGACGATCCTGCTGTCCACCCACGACCTGGAACTTGCTCTGCGCCATGCGGATCGGGCCTGGCTGCTCGACGGCGACGGCGCACTCGTCGATGCGAGTCCCGGCGAGCTCACCTCTGACGGGCGGGTCAACACCGTATTCGGTTGCGAGATAACGCCTTCCAGCGACCCGGCGGCGGTCTCGGCGCTTGCCGAATTGGCCGGTGTCAGCCCGTATTTCGCGCTCGGCACCGGACCGCTCGACGGGGGCTGGCGTCCGGTGGATCGGCTCTACCACGATCCCGCGGTACTGGCCGAGATCGTCGAGCGAGTCAGAGCGCGGATGGAGGTCACCGAGCAACGCGTCGCCGCATCGACCTTCTATCTCGGATTCGCCGCGCGACTGTGGTCCATCGGGCTGGGCGCGGCCGCCGGCTATGGGATGGTCGTCGACCTCCCCCCGCAGCAACTGCTGTTCCGCGAGAACGACGGTCAGATCGCGCTGCACCTCGAACACCCCCGGGCGAAACAGGCCGGGGATCTTCGAATCGAGTTGACCGACATGCTCTTCGAGCGTCATCTCGACCCGCTTGCGGCCGCGCTGCGCCGGCTCGGCCCGATCTCCTCGGGACTGCTGCGTGGCAATGCGGCGTCGGCCCTACTCGGCGCCGCGCGGGTGTTCGACAGCGGCGGCGCCACCACCGCGGGATGGCTGCTCGCGCGCGACATCTGCACCGACCCACGGCTCAGCACCGCGGTTCGTTTCAGCGATACGGGCTACCGCCGCACCAGTTGCTGTTTGTATTACCGCACGCCTCGTAGCGGGCTCTGCGGAGATTGCGCCCTGAGCAGGGTGCCGGAAAGGGAACTCGATGATCGACTTTAG
- a CDS encoding FecCD family ABC transporter permease produces the protein MTAAASPISLRLNRTAIVVGTLTAAVVVLTMLGLALGPVRVPLLDTARALVGAQASDPRWQVIVHSVRLPRVLTAIAAGAGLGVAGLQMQTLFRNTLADPYVLGVSSGAGLGVAAVVIATGSGFTAGLAGGRAAMAVAAAVGAAAVLALILVLAHWVRSAATLLLIGVMVSAAATAVVSVLLVYADPLRVQQYLLWGLGSFAGTTWWDLKLLLPVVAAGIAVAALAVRALNALLLGENYARTLGIDVRQARLITVASASLLTGATTAFCGPIAFLGLAVPHLARLALGTSDHRAVLPTTALMGAAVALACGIVSQVPGSDAVLPVNAVTALVGAPIVVLVLVRSRHGVGMQR, from the coding sequence ATGACCGCCGCGGCATCGCCGATCTCGTTGCGGCTCAACCGAACCGCAATCGTCGTGGGCACCCTGACCGCCGCGGTGGTGGTGCTGACCATGCTGGGCCTCGCGCTGGGTCCGGTGCGCGTGCCGCTGCTCGACACCGCCCGAGCGCTGGTGGGCGCGCAGGCGTCCGACCCACGGTGGCAGGTGATCGTGCACTCCGTGCGACTGCCCCGCGTGCTCACCGCGATCGCCGCGGGCGCCGGTCTCGGTGTCGCGGGCCTGCAGATGCAGACCCTGTTCCGCAACACCCTCGCCGACCCCTACGTGCTGGGCGTCAGTTCCGGTGCGGGCTTGGGCGTCGCGGCGGTGGTGATCGCCACCGGATCCGGTTTCACCGCGGGCCTGGCCGGCGGTCGCGCGGCGATGGCCGTCGCCGCCGCGGTGGGCGCCGCGGCCGTGCTGGCACTGATCCTGGTGCTGGCCCATTGGGTCCGGTCGGCGGCGACGCTGCTGCTGATCGGGGTGATGGTGAGCGCCGCGGCTACTGCCGTGGTCAGCGTGCTCCTGGTCTATGCCGACCCGCTGCGGGTGCAGCAGTACCTGCTGTGGGGGCTGGGCAGCTTCGCGGGCACCACCTGGTGGGACCTGAAGCTGCTGCTCCCCGTCGTCGCGGCGGGAATCGCGGTCGCGGCCCTGGCCGTGCGCGCGCTCAACGCGCTGCTGCTGGGCGAAAACTACGCCCGCACACTCGGAATCGACGTGCGGCAGGCGCGACTGATCACGGTGGCGTCGGCGTCGCTGCTCACCGGCGCGACGACGGCGTTCTGCGGGCCGATCGCGTTCCTCGGGCTCGCGGTGCCGCACCTGGCCCGGTTGGCGCTCGGCACGTCGGACCATCGCGCGGTGTTGCCGACGACGGCGTTGATGGGCGCCGCGGTGGCCCTGGCCTGCGGCATCGTCAGCCAGGTACCGGGCAGCGACGCGGTGCTGCCGGTCAACGCGGTGACCGCCCTGGTCGGGGCGCCGATCGTGGTGCTGGTGCTGGTGCGCAGTCGCCACGGCGTGGGGATGCAGCGGTGA
- a CDS encoding ABC transporter substrate-binding protein — translation MSRRAWVALMVSAWLPVACATHPTTTAHPGRDCITDFRSGADYFPDKSTVVDATNFTLSYHDSYQVLTVKQPYPHGKSQSYVLVRCGAPAPELSGDLAGAQRITVPVAGLYSGSITQLGMLAELDRTDTVTGVADAAGVVDPQLRQRISSGAVVGYATGNQLNIESVVAAHPDVLVTAGIDQPAYPKLRDAGVPVLADAEWLEATPLGRAEWIKVLAALTGTEKKAGEAYAALRGNYAAVAAKTSGARPVEVLTGAMYQGTWFMPSGADYAGRLIVDAGGSYPWASDTSGGSLQLNFESVYARAGQAPTWLVANDWKTTGDAIADDNRYGELAAVRGGQVWSATGAGSDYWERGPARPDLVLGDLVAILHPELAAQHEFSFYRQVQRA, via the coding sequence ATGTCACGCCGTGCCTGGGTGGCGCTCATGGTGAGCGCGTGGCTGCCGGTGGCCTGCGCCACGCATCCCACCACCACCGCCCACCCCGGACGCGACTGCATCACCGACTTCCGTTCCGGCGCTGACTATTTCCCGGACAAGTCAACGGTCGTCGATGCCACCAACTTCACCCTCAGCTACCACGACAGCTATCAGGTGCTGACCGTCAAACAGCCCTACCCGCACGGCAAGTCCCAGTCCTACGTGCTGGTGCGCTGCGGGGCCCCCGCCCCCGAACTGAGCGGCGATCTGGCCGGGGCACAACGGATCACGGTCCCGGTCGCCGGCCTGTACTCCGGCTCGATCACCCAACTGGGCATGCTCGCCGAACTGGATCGCACGGACACCGTCACCGGAGTCGCCGACGCCGCCGGTGTCGTCGATCCCCAACTGCGCCAGCGGATCAGCAGCGGCGCGGTGGTCGGCTACGCCACGGGCAACCAGCTCAACATCGAAAGCGTCGTCGCCGCCCACCCCGACGTGCTGGTGACCGCCGGCATCGACCAGCCCGCCTACCCGAAGTTGCGCGACGCGGGCGTGCCCGTGCTGGCCGACGCCGAATGGCTGGAGGCCACCCCGCTGGGCCGCGCCGAGTGGATCAAGGTGCTGGCCGCGCTCACCGGGACCGAGAAGAAAGCCGGCGAGGCCTACGCCGCGCTGCGCGGCAACTACGCCGCGGTGGCCGCGAAAACGAGTGGCGCGCGGCCCGTCGAGGTGCTGACGGGGGCCATGTATCAGGGCACCTGGTTCATGCCGTCGGGTGCCGACTACGCCGGGCGCCTGATCGTCGACGCCGGCGGCAGCTATCCATGGGCGAGTGACACCAGCGGCGGTTCGCTGCAGCTGAACTTCGAATCGGTCTATGCCCGTGCCGGGCAGGCGCCGACGTGGTTGGTCGCCAACGACTGGAAGACCACCGGCGACGCCATCGCCGACGACAACCGGTACGGCGAACTCGCGGCGGTGCGCGGCGGTCAGGTGTGGTCGGCGACCGGGGCGGGCAGCGACTACTGGGAGCGCGGCCCGGCCCGACCCGACCTGGTGCTCGGCGATCTGGTCGCGATCCTGCACCCCGAGTTGGCAGCGCAGCACGAGTTCAGCTTCTACCGCCAGGTGCAGCGCGCATGA
- a CDS encoding DUF5073 family protein, with protein sequence MVGFDADRVSRTVHHALAGPGGIGLVINVFAGLPGVTHTAAKRGMFKSQPARLQIGDWRYEVTTDHRLSAAHVVGGVVIGEEVLLADAVGPHLARSLGQLVARHGSAVVPNIDAAVDALSAGTA encoded by the coding sequence ATGGTGGGGTTCGACGCCGACCGGGTCAGCCGCACCGTCCACCACGCCCTTGCCGGACCGGGTGGAATCGGGTTGGTAATCAACGTCTTTGCCGGGTTGCCCGGCGTGACGCACACCGCCGCCAAGCGTGGAATGTTCAAGTCGCAACCGGCGCGACTGCAGATCGGCGACTGGCGCTACGAGGTGACTACCGACCACCGACTCTCGGCGGCACACGTGGTCGGCGGCGTGGTGATCGGCGAGGAGGTGCTGCTGGCCGACGCGGTGGGGCCGCACCTGGCCCGCTCGCTGGGCCAACTGGTCGCCCGCCACGGTTCCGCGGTGGTCCCGAACATCGACGCGGCTGTGGATGCATTGAGCGCCGGCACGGCGTAG
- a CDS encoding heavy metal-binding domain-containing protein encodes MSTPLDPVASERLSHADKVFTSDLSINEFALLHGAGFEPLDLVMGVSVYHVGYQFTGIRQQSELPVLTEATYRARWNAMARMQAEADALGADGVVGVRLEWRQHGAEAEHLEFIAVGTAVRYSPKPGSFKRNNGQAFSSHLSGQDLATLLRSGWAPVAFVMGNCVFHIAAQGFLQTLRQMGRNTEMPQWTQGNYEARELAMSRMQGEAERDGANGVVGVHFNIQNYAWGYHTVEFYAAGTAVRRIGTPETITPQFVLAMND; translated from the coding sequence ATGTCTACTCCCCTCGACCCCGTTGCCAGCGAACGCCTCTCGCACGCCGACAAGGTCTTCACCTCCGACCTGTCCATCAACGAATTCGCGCTCCTGCACGGCGCCGGCTTCGAACCGCTCGACCTCGTGATGGGCGTCTCGGTCTATCACGTCGGGTACCAATTCACCGGCATCCGACAGCAATCCGAGTTGCCGGTGCTCACCGAGGCGACGTACCGGGCGCGCTGGAACGCGATGGCCCGCATGCAGGCCGAGGCCGACGCTCTGGGCGCCGACGGCGTCGTCGGCGTCCGGCTGGAATGGCGTCAGCACGGCGCCGAGGCCGAGCATCTGGAGTTCATCGCGGTCGGCACCGCGGTGCGCTACAGCCCGAAGCCCGGGTCGTTCAAACGCAACAACGGACAGGCGTTTTCGAGCCACCTGTCCGGACAGGATCTCGCCACCCTGCTGCGATCCGGCTGGGCGCCGGTCGCGTTCGTGATGGGCAACTGTGTGTTTCACATTGCCGCGCAAGGCTTTCTGCAGACCCTGCGGCAGATGGGCCGCAACACCGAGATGCCGCAGTGGACGCAGGGCAACTACGAAGCCCGCGAGCTGGCCATGTCGCGGATGCAGGGCGAGGCCGAACGCGACGGCGCCAACGGTGTCGTCGGCGTCCACTTCAACATCCAGAATTACGCGTGGGGCTATCACACCGTCGAGTTCTACGCCGCCGGAACGGCGGTGCGCCGCATCGGCACACCCGAGACGATCACGCCGCAGTTCGTGCTGGCCATGAACGACTGA
- the ctpC gene encoding manganese-exporting P-type ATPase CtpC, protein MRVKVPWVRANSRRAVAVEEAVDREHGVRAVHAYPHTGSVVVWYSPKRTDRDQVLKSIAEAEHVAAELIPVRTPRSADIRNTEVLRMVIGGAALTLLGLRRYAFNRPPLLNGSGQLVATGATIFMGYPFLRGALRGLRNGRAGTDALVTAATVASLVLRENVVALTVLWLLNIGEYLQDLTLRRTRRAISDLLRGTADTAWVRLDDGNEVQVPIDTVQIGDDVVVHDHVAIPVDGEVVDGEAVVDQSAITGETLPVSVVTGAAVHAGSVVLRGRLVIRARAVGNQTTIGRIISRVEEAQHDRAPIQTVGENFSRRFVPISFIVSAVTLALTGDVRRAMTMLLIACPCAVGLSTPTAISAAIGNGARRGILIKGGSHLEQAGRVDAIVFDKTGTLTVGRPVVTNIIALHDDWQPEQVLAYAASSELHSRHPLAEAVIRSTEERRITIPPHEECEVLVGLGMRTWADGRTLLLGSPSLLRSENVAVSQEASDWVDKLRRQAETPLLLAVDETLVGLISLRDEVRAEAPEVLTQLRTNGIRRIVMLTGDHPDIATVVASELGIDEWRAEVMPEDKLEVVRQLQDEGYIVGMVGDGINDAPALAAANIGIAMGLAGTDVAVETADVALANDDLRRLLDVGDLGTRAVEVIRQNYGMSIAVNAAGLLIGAGGALSPVLAAILHNASSVAVVANSSRLIRYRLD, encoded by the coding sequence ATGCGGGTGAAAGTGCCGTGGGTGCGCGCGAATTCGCGACGCGCGGTCGCGGTGGAAGAAGCCGTCGACCGCGAGCACGGCGTTCGGGCGGTGCACGCCTATCCGCACACCGGGTCCGTCGTGGTCTGGTACTCGCCGAAGCGCACCGATCGCGACCAGGTTCTGAAGTCCATCGCCGAAGCCGAACATGTTGCCGCCGAACTGATTCCGGTGCGCACCCCGCGCTCGGCGGACATCCGCAACACCGAGGTCCTGCGGATGGTGATCGGCGGCGCCGCGCTGACGCTGCTCGGGCTGCGTCGCTACGCATTCAACCGCCCTCCGCTGCTCAATGGGTCGGGCCAGTTGGTCGCCACCGGCGCCACGATTTTCATGGGCTATCCATTCCTGCGCGGCGCGCTGCGCGGGCTGCGCAACGGGCGCGCGGGCACCGACGCCCTGGTGACCGCGGCGACCGTCGCCAGCCTGGTGCTGCGCGAGAACGTCGTCGCGCTCACGGTGCTCTGGCTGCTGAATATCGGTGAGTACCTTCAGGATCTGACGCTGCGCCGGACCCGCCGCGCCATCTCGGACCTGCTGCGCGGCACCGCCGACACCGCCTGGGTCCGGCTCGACGACGGTAACGAGGTGCAGGTGCCGATCGACACCGTGCAGATCGGCGACGACGTGGTGGTGCACGATCACGTGGCGATCCCGGTCGACGGCGAGGTCGTCGACGGCGAGGCGGTCGTCGACCAGTCGGCCATCACCGGCGAGACGCTGCCGGTCAGCGTCGTCACCGGCGCGGCCGTGCACGCCGGGTCGGTGGTGCTGCGTGGGCGGCTGGTGATTCGGGCCCGCGCGGTCGGCAACCAGACCACCATCGGGCGCATCATCTCCCGCGTCGAGGAGGCTCAGCACGACCGCGCGCCGATCCAGACCGTCGGCGAGAACTTCTCCCGCCGCTTCGTCCCGATCTCGTTCATCGTCTCCGCGGTGACGCTGGCGCTGACCGGCGACGTCCGGCGCGCGATGACGATGCTGCTGATCGCCTGCCCGTGCGCGGTCGGCCTGTCTACCCCGACGGCGATCAGCGCCGCGATCGGCAACGGCGCGCGCCGCGGCATCCTGATCAAGGGCGGCTCGCACCTCGAGCAGGCCGGCCGAGTCGACGCGATCGTCTTCGACAAGACCGGCACCCTCACGGTGGGCCGCCCCGTCGTCACGAACATCATTGCGCTGCACGATGATTGGCAGCCCGAGCAGGTACTGGCCTACGCGGCGAGCTCCGAGTTGCACTCCCGGCACCCGCTGGCCGAGGCGGTGATCCGCTCGACCGAGGAGCGCCGCATCACCATCCCGCCGCACGAGGAGTGCGAGGTGCTCGTCGGCCTCGGCATGCGGACCTGGGCCGACGGGCGGACGCTGCTACTGGGCAGCCCGTCGCTACTGCGCTCGGAGAATGTCGCGGTGTCCCAGGAGGCCTCCGACTGGGTCGACAAGCTGCGCCGCCAGGCCGAGACTCCCCTGCTGCTGGCCGTGGACGAGACGCTGGTCGGGCTGATCAGCCTGCGCGACGAGGTGCGGGCCGAGGCACCCGAGGTGCTGACACAGTTGCGCACCAACGGTATTCGCCGCATCGTCATGCTCACCGGCGATCACCCCGACATAGCCACGGTGGTCGCGAGCGAACTCGGCATCGACGAGTGGCGCGCCGAGGTGATGCCCGAGGACAAACTCGAGGTGGTGCGCCAACTCCAGGACGAGGGCTACATCGTCGGAATGGTCGGCGACGGCATCAACGACGCCCCGGCCCTGGCCGCCGCCAACATCGGCATCGCGATGGGCCTGGCCGGCACCGACGTCGCCGTCGAGACCGCCGACGTCGCGCTGGCCAACGACGACCTGCGCCGCCTGCTCGACGTGGGTGACCTGGGCACCCGCGCGGTCGAGGTGATCCGGCAGAACTACGGCATGTCGATCGCCGTCAACGCCGCCGGGCTGCTGATCGGCGCCGGAGGTGCGCTGTCGCCGGTGCTCGCCGCGATCCTGCACAACGCCTCGTCGGTGGCCGTCGTCGCAAACAGTTCACGCCTGATTCGGTATCGCTTGGACTGA
- a CDS encoding DUF1490 family protein → MVVSGLLGKAAGTVVTGVVGVSAYELLRKALNKAPLHEAAVSATEWSLRGTRKAEEAAESARLKLADVVAEARERIGEEAQPPAIGEHDHDHDH, encoded by the coding sequence ATGGTGGTGTCAGGCCTACTGGGAAAGGCAGCCGGGACGGTGGTGACCGGCGTCGTCGGCGTCAGCGCGTACGAACTCCTGCGGAAGGCCCTGAACAAGGCCCCCCTGCACGAGGCCGCGGTGTCCGCGACCGAGTGGAGCCTGCGCGGTACCCGCAAGGCCGAGGAGGCCGCCGAATCCGCCCGGCTGAAACTGGCCGACGTGGTCGCCGAGGCCCGCGAGCGCATCGGCGAGGAGGCCCAGCCGCCCGCGATCGGCGAGCACGATCACGACCACGACCACTGA
- a CDS encoding TIGR03089 family protein — translation MLRADPVGPRITYYDDATGERIELSAVTLFNWAAKTGNLLRDELGAGPGSRVAVLLPAHWQTASVLFGAWYIGAEVVFGSDADVALCTLDRLDEADATGAGEVAVLSLDAFGRPVDDLPVGVTDYATAVRVHGDQIAGEQRPGPAFDGRSVDEVLTACQNAAAAKGLAGGDRVLSTAAWESPDDVIGGLLTVLSVGGSLVYVANPDPAALARKTETEKVTRNL, via the coding sequence ATGCTGCGCGCCGACCCAGTCGGCCCGCGGATCACCTATTACGACGACGCGACCGGCGAGCGCATCGAGTTGTCCGCCGTCACGCTGTTCAACTGGGCGGCCAAGACCGGCAACCTGCTGCGCGACGAGCTGGGCGCGGGCCCCGGCAGCCGGGTGGCGGTGCTGCTGCCGGCGCACTGGCAGACGGCATCGGTGCTGTTCGGGGCGTGGTACATCGGCGCCGAGGTGGTCTTCGGCTCCGACGCCGACGTCGCGCTGTGCACCCTCGACCGGTTGGACGAGGCCGACGCGACGGGTGCGGGCGAGGTGGCGGTGCTGTCGCTCGACGCGTTCGGCCGTCCCGTCGACGACCTGCCGGTCGGCGTAACCGACTACGCAACGGCGGTGCGGGTGCACGGCGACCAGATCGCCGGCGAGCAGCGGCCGGGCCCGGCCTTCGACGGCAGGTCCGTCGATGAGGTGCTGACAGCGTGCCAGAACGCCGCTGCGGCAAAGGGTTTGGCGGGCGGCGACCGGGTGCTCTCGACCGCTGCGTGGGAGTCGCCGGACGACGTGATCGGCGGATTGCTCACCGTGCTGTCGGTGGGCGGGTCGCTGGTCTACGTCGCCAACCCCGACCCCGCCGCGCTGGCCCGCAAGACGGAGACCGAGAAGGTGACGCGGAATTTGTAG
- a CDS encoding LCP family protein, translating into MPEQRVTRVIASVTAVLVVLVTGLAWSQVRSFEDGIYHVFAPSLGHGGDDGALDILLVGMDSRTDAHGNPLSQQELASLKAGDEVASNTDTIILVRIPDNGKSATAISIPRDTYVSAPGLGKTKINGVYGQTKEEKRVSLVESGAAPDEAEREGTEAGREALIKTVADLTGVTVDHYAEIGLLGFSLITDALGGVNVCLKEPVFEPMSGADFPAGPQKLTGPQALSFVRQRHELPRGDLDRVVRQQVVMSSLAHQVISGKTLSSPATLNRLQSAIQRSVVLSSGWDIMDFVNQLQKLAAGRVAFATIPVLDESGWSDDGMHSVVRVDPHQVQGWVAGLLEGQAKGKTEELTYAPDKTSASVLNDTDINGLASSVSQVLSSKGFGAGKVGNNDAAHVKNTQVQAASADDLGAQAIAKELGGLPVVANTSVPQGSVRVVLSSDYTGPGSGLSDGGPRLAAASHPDSAGEAPPPSPILTAGSDHPECVN; encoded by the coding sequence ATGCCTGAGCAACGGGTGACTCGTGTGATTGCGTCCGTGACGGCCGTGCTGGTCGTCCTTGTGACGGGGCTGGCGTGGAGCCAGGTCCGCTCCTTCGAGGACGGGATCTACCACGTGTTCGCGCCTTCGCTGGGTCACGGCGGCGACGACGGCGCGCTCGACATCCTGCTGGTCGGCATGGACAGCCGCACCGACGCGCACGGTAACCCGCTCAGTCAGCAGGAACTCGCGTCGCTGAAGGCCGGCGACGAGGTGGCCAGCAACACCGACACGATCATCTTGGTCCGCATCCCCGACAACGGGAAGTCGGCGACCGCGATCTCCATCCCGCGCGACACCTATGTCTCGGCGCCCGGGCTGGGCAAGACCAAGATCAACGGCGTCTACGGCCAGACCAAGGAGGAGAAGCGGGTCAGCCTGGTCGAATCGGGCGCCGCGCCCGACGAGGCCGAGCGTGAGGGCACCGAGGCCGGCCGTGAGGCGCTGATCAAGACCGTCGCCGACCTGACCGGCGTCACCGTCGACCATTACGCCGAGATCGGCCTGCTTGGCTTCTCGCTGATCACCGACGCTCTCGGCGGCGTCAACGTCTGCCTCAAAGAGCCTGTCTTCGAACCCATGTCGGGTGCGGATTTCCCGGCCGGGCCGCAGAAGCTCACCGGCCCGCAGGCGCTGAGCTTCGTCCGGCAGCGGCACGAACTCCCCCGCGGCGACCTGGATCGCGTCGTACGTCAGCAGGTCGTGATGTCGTCGCTGGCCCACCAGGTGATCTCCGGCAAGACGCTGTCCAGCCCGGCCACACTGAACCGGCTGCAGTCGGCGATCCAGCGCTCGGTGGTGCTGTCATCCGGTTGGGACATCATGGATTTCGTCAACCAGTTGCAGAAGCTGGCGGCCGGCCGGGTGGCCTTCGCGACCATCCCGGTGCTCGACGAGTCCGGGTGGAGCGACGACGGCATGCACAGCGTCGTGCGGGTCGACCCGCATCAGGTGCAGGGTTGGGTCGCCGGCCTGCTCGAGGGCCAGGCCAAGGGCAAGACCGAGGAACTCACCTACGCGCCGGACAAGACCAGCGCCAGCGTCCTCAACGACACCGACATCAACGGTCTCGCCTCGTCGGTGTCACAAGTGTTGAGCTCCAAGGGGTTTGGCGCCGGCAAGGTCGGCAACAACGACGCCGCGCATGTGAAGAACACCCAGGTGCAGGCCGCCAGCGCCGACGACCTCGGCGCCCAGGCCATCGCCAAGGAACTCGGCGGGCTGCCCGTCGTCGCGAACACGTCGGTGCCGCAGGGCTCGGTCCGGGTCGTACTCAGCAGCGACTACACCGGCCCGGGTTCGGGCCTGAGCGACGGCGGCCCACGGCTGGCGGCCGCGTCGCACCCCGACTCGGCCGGCGAGGCTCCCCCGCCATCGCCGATCCTGACCGCCGGCAGCGATCACCCGGAGTGCGTGAACTGA